From Chaetodon trifascialis isolate fChaTrf1 chromosome 1, fChaTrf1.hap1, whole genome shotgun sequence, one genomic window encodes:
- the polr2m gene encoding protein GRINL1A, which translates to MSSSWTGRQGQVGDLRNHSKEELQELLLRQQKILSNSRLVQTLPDKGKKIKEFVENVRLAIEHHDEEERRQSLVSAARTELQSKYQQAFTMQQRTTLNTQTASHLNRQHEASAGDVMQEGETSPASAKVQENNTLDDQQDQFISTAAAGETMETAAAGASLKSDQTKEGDLVEALERVRLSEASTGFSSESKDPLNSTARDNYFLRQQIPKKPHYITVLEKTEKTSAPRRQQFKPNQLPHKSDISPSGSSSPSQSSEGSSPLSAEARRERDRKHLDDITAAKLPPLHHSPAQLLSLEESAALLKEQTKKQLELQAKLAAQKLSEGLKISMGSYTPDSGPMAAYREVHDEGAQLSSEED; encoded by the exons ATGTCCTCGTCGTGGACAGGGCGCCAGGGACAGGTGGGAGACCTGAGAAACCACAGCAAAGAGGAACTCCAAGAGCTGCTCCTACGACAGCAGAAGATACTTTCTAACAG TCGGTTAGTACAGACTCTTCCtgacaaagggaaaaaaatcaaagaattTGTGGAGAACGTGCGTCTTGCCATTGAACaccatgatgaagaggagaggagacagagcttGGTATCTGCTGCCAGGACAGAGTTACAGTCCAAGTACCAGCAGGCTTTCACTATGCAACAACGCACTActctcaacacacaaacagcctcacACCTGAACAGGCAACATGAGGCTTCTGCAGGTGATGTGATGCAGGAGGGGGAAACCTCACCTGCCTCAGCCAAAGTGCAGGAAAACAACACTTTGGATGACCAACAAGACCAGTTCATCTCCACAGCGGCTGCTGGTGAAACCATGGAGACGGCTGCTGCTGGGGCCTCTCTGAAATCTGATCAGACAAAAGAGGGTGACCTTGTGGAGGCCTTGGAAAGGGTCAGACTGTCTGAAGCTAGCACTGGTTTCAGTAGTGAGTCCAAAGACCCATTAAACAGCACAGCAAGAGACAATTACTTTCTCAGACAGCAGATACCAAAAAAGCCTCACTATATAACTGTCctggaaaaaacagagaagactTCAGCTCCCAGGAGGCAACAATTCAAACCAAATCA ACTGCCCCACAAAAGTGACATCTCTCCCTCAGGATCCTCCTCACCCAGCCAGTCTTCTGAAGGCTCCTCACCGCTTTCTGCAGAGGCCAGGAGGGAGCGGGACAGAAAACACCTGGATGACATCACTGCAGCCaaactccctcctcttcatcacagtcCAGCCCAGCTTCTGTCTCTGGAAGAGTCAGCCGCCCTCCTGAAGGAACAAACCAAGAAGCAGCTC GAGCTGCAGGCCAAGCTGGCAGCCCAGAAACTGTCTGAGGGATTGAAGATTTCTATGGGGAGCTACACTCCTGACAGTGGCCCCATGGCTGCCTACAGAGAGGTTCACGATGAAGGAGCCCAACTCTCCTCAGAGGAAGATTGA
- the myzap gene encoding myocardial zonula adherens protein isoform X2, whose amino-acid sequence MHRHASGRTVSTTTTTEDSPESLSERRIRRLRLTLHGGDDENNEPKASNSDTAENKKGVSGAWTKKNGVIQRERPAGRESPQQHHGDMTNGVPETSLQHHGPKVYGVVQRASSDRQQEVMAREWTFSHLEDEMKYIREVRDSLEKVRERMYGQFGGMQQSIQKLSQEIRTANSHRRSLESEVRVRTAAMESFDQMNSSLISANIDLQKSLLENCQSRVDKKEEVKRLRSTCEKAQEKLRDRERELATVQAENQTLRLQVQSSQEANVQALQDLSAKLQQEYEEKLQEEQQKHREEIEKLQAQLDEYIRRLEEAERNIRTAEAKIAERDQRIIEVERLLDCMGKEKSHLQKKLQDSEQHLRLLELTDTTDATVAKRSKELQSEAVDLRERIKHLNDMVFCQQRKVKGMIEEVQSLRAQVAQKDMFISELLDRIAIVECENNELEDKLKYFVSTQNRPKEVMETREIGVGCDLPLRLESSLLMYTPLEYSRILRSNASAQSTRPAESERPVSPVQHGKDEVDAETNMDTVSSSPEEPTSSLSFSQPRSRAPQVYSPFMKLMEFTAKINID is encoded by the exons ATGCATCGCCACGCTTCAGGACGAACTgtttccaccaccaccacaacagaGGACTCTCCAGAGTCTTTAAGTGAG AGGAGGATCAGACGTCTCAGGTTAACCCTGCACGGCGGGGATGATGAGAACAACGAGCCAAAAGCCTCAAACTCAGACACA GCTGAGAACAAGAAGGGTGTCAGTGGGGCATGGACGAAGAAGAATGGGGTGATCCAAAGAGAGAGGCCAGCTGGCAGGGAGTCACCTCAGCAG CACCACGGAGACATGACCAATGGGGTGCCAGAGACCTCGCTGCAGCATCATGGGCCCAAAGTGTACGGCGTTGTGCAGAGGGCGAGCtcggacagacagcaggaggtgATGGCGCGTGAATGGACGTTCAGTCACCTTGAGGATGAGATGAAGTACATCAGAGAG GTGAGAGATTCTTTGGAGAAGGTGAGAGAGCGGATGTACGGGCAGTTTGGAGGAATGCAGCAATCAATTCAGAAGCTTTCACAGGAAATCAGG actgcCAATTCACATCGCAGGAGTCTGGAGTCAGAGGTGAGGGTCCGGACAGCAGCCATGGAGAGCTTTGATCAGATGAATAGCTCCCTTATATCTGCAAACATCGACCTGCAG AAATCCCTCCTGGAGAACTGCCAGAGCAGAGTGGacaagaaggaggaggtgaagaggttGCGCAGCACCTGTGAGAAAGCACAAGAAAAActcagagacagggagagggagctgGCCACCGTGCAGGCTGAAAACCAGACTTTGAGACTGCAG GTGCAGTCTTCACAGGAGGCCAACGTTCAGGCTCTGCAGGACCTGTcagcaaagctgcagcaggagtacgaggaaaagctgcaggaggaacaACAGAAGCACAGGGAGGAGATTGAAAAACTACAG GCCCAACTCGATGAGTACATCAGGCGactggaggaagcagagagaaacatcAGGACTGCAGAAGCCAAGATTGCTGAGAGGGACCAGAGGATCATTGAGGTGGAGCGCCTTCTGGACTGTATGGGAAAG gaAAAGAGTCATCTCCAGAAAAAGCTGCAGGATAGTGAACAGCACCTCCGGCTGCTGGAGCTGACTGACACAACGGATGCAACTGTAGCCAAAAG GTCCAAAGAGCTGCAGTCTGAAGCTGTGGATCTCCGTGAGAGGATCAAACACTTGAACGACATGGTGTTCTGCCAGCAGAGGAAGGTCAAAGGAATGATCGAGGAG GTTCAATCACTGCGAGCTCAAGTCGCTCAGAAGGATATGTTCATCTCTGAGCTTCTGGACAGAATTGCAATAGTGGAGTGTGAG AATAATGAATTAGAAGACAAGCTGAAGTATTTTGTGTCCACACAGAATAGGCCAAAAGAGGTTATGGAAACTAGGGAGATCGGAGTAGGCTGCGATCTGCCCCTCAG GCTGGAGTCCAGTTTACTGATGTACACTCCTCTTGAGTACAGCCGCATCCTGCGGTCAAACGCCTCAGCACAGAGCACCCGTCCCGCAGAATCAGAGCGTCCCGTGAGTCCAGTCCAGCACGGGAAAGATGAGGTGGACGCggaaacaaacatggacacagTGTCGTCAAGTCCAGAGGAGCCCACTTCATCCCTGTCCTTTTCTCAGCCAAGATCAAGAGCCCCTCAAGTTTATTCACCCTTCATGAAACTTATGGAATTCACAGCAAAGATAAACATAGACTGA
- the myzap gene encoding myocardial zonula adherens protein isoform X3, whose product MHRHASGRTVSTTTTTEDSPESLSERRIRRLRLTLHGGDDENNEPKASNSDTAENKKGVSGAWTKKNGVIQRERPAGRESPQQHHGDMTNGVPETSLQHHGPKVYGVVQRASSDRQQEVMAREWTFSHLEDEMKYIREVRDSLEKVRERMYGQFGGMQQSIQKLSQEIRTANSHRRSLESEVRVRTAAMESFDQMNSSLISANIDLQKSLLENCQSRVDKKEEVKRLRSTCEKAQEKLRDRERELATVQAENQTLRLQVQSSQEANVQALQDLSAKLQQEYEEKLQEEQQKHREEIEKLQAQLDEYIRRLEEAERNIRTAEAKIAERDQRIIEVERLLDCMGKEKSHLQKKLQDSEQHLRLLELTDTTDATVAKRSKELQSEAVDLRERIKHLNDMVFCQQRKVKGMIEEVQSLRAQVAQKDMFISELLDRIAIVECENNELEDKLKYFVSTQNRPKEVMETREIGVGCDLPLRHEAQRRDVEPPVQCEPAHFHPIQHPPPLQPLSPVKPPSPTQPPSPTQPPSPTQPSSPTETSPSVQSQSPSSPTQNPFHFLTTPIQPRTFKSNIPPPSRLESSLLMYTPLEYSRILRSNASAQSTRPAESERPVSPVQHGKDEVDAETNMDTVSSSPEEPTSSLSFSQPRSRAPQVYSPFMKLMEFTAKINID is encoded by the exons ATGCATCGCCACGCTTCAGGACGAACTgtttccaccaccaccacaacagaGGACTCTCCAGAGTCTTTAAGTGAG AGGAGGATCAGACGTCTCAGGTTAACCCTGCACGGCGGGGATGATGAGAACAACGAGCCAAAAGCCTCAAACTCAGACACA GCTGAGAACAAGAAGGGTGTCAGTGGGGCATGGACGAAGAAGAATGGGGTGATCCAAAGAGAGAGGCCAGCTGGCAGGGAGTCACCTCAGCAG CACCACGGAGACATGACCAATGGGGTGCCAGAGACCTCGCTGCAGCATCATGGGCCCAAAGTGTACGGCGTTGTGCAGAGGGCGAGCtcggacagacagcaggaggtgATGGCGCGTGAATGGACGTTCAGTCACCTTGAGGATGAGATGAAGTACATCAGAGAG GTGAGAGATTCTTTGGAGAAGGTGAGAGAGCGGATGTACGGGCAGTTTGGAGGAATGCAGCAATCAATTCAGAAGCTTTCACAGGAAATCAGG actgcCAATTCACATCGCAGGAGTCTGGAGTCAGAGGTGAGGGTCCGGACAGCAGCCATGGAGAGCTTTGATCAGATGAATAGCTCCCTTATATCTGCAAACATCGACCTGCAG AAATCCCTCCTGGAGAACTGCCAGAGCAGAGTGGacaagaaggaggaggtgaagaggttGCGCAGCACCTGTGAGAAAGCACAAGAAAAActcagagacagggagagggagctgGCCACCGTGCAGGCTGAAAACCAGACTTTGAGACTGCAG GTGCAGTCTTCACAGGAGGCCAACGTTCAGGCTCTGCAGGACCTGTcagcaaagctgcagcaggagtacgaggaaaagctgcaggaggaacaACAGAAGCACAGGGAGGAGATTGAAAAACTACAG GCCCAACTCGATGAGTACATCAGGCGactggaggaagcagagagaaacatcAGGACTGCAGAAGCCAAGATTGCTGAGAGGGACCAGAGGATCATTGAGGTGGAGCGCCTTCTGGACTGTATGGGAAAG gaAAAGAGTCATCTCCAGAAAAAGCTGCAGGATAGTGAACAGCACCTCCGGCTGCTGGAGCTGACTGACACAACGGATGCAACTGTAGCCAAAAG GTCCAAAGAGCTGCAGTCTGAAGCTGTGGATCTCCGTGAGAGGATCAAACACTTGAACGACATGGTGTTCTGCCAGCAGAGGAAGGTCAAAGGAATGATCGAGGAG GTTCAATCACTGCGAGCTCAAGTCGCTCAGAAGGATATGTTCATCTCTGAGCTTCTGGACAGAATTGCAATAGTGGAGTGTGAG AATAATGAATTAGAAGACAAGCTGAAGTATTTTGTGTCCACACAGAATAGGCCAAAAGAGGTTATGGAAACTAGGGAGATCGGAGTAGGCTGCGATCTGCCCCTCAG ACATGAAGCACAAAGGCGTGATGTTGAACCTCCTGTTCAGTGTGAACCAGCTCATTTCCATCCCATTCAACACCCACCACCTCTTCAACCTCTATCACCAGTGAAACCTCCATCACCTACTCAACCTCCATCCCCCACACAGCCTCCATCCCCCACACAGCCTTCATCCCCCACAGAAACCTCACCATCCGTGCAGTCTCAGTCCCCTTCATCTCCCACTCAAAATCCATTTCACTTCCTGACAACACCCATCCAGCCAAGGACATTTAAGTCTAATATCCCTCCACCCAGCAGGCTGGAGTCCAGTTTACTGATGTACACTCCTCTTGAGTACAGCCGCATCCTGCGGTCAAACGCCTCAGCACAGAGCACCCGTCCCGCAGAATCAGAGCGTCCCGTGAGTCCAGTCCAGCACGGGAAAGATGAGGTGGACGCggaaacaaacatggacacagTGTCGTCAAGTCCAGAGGAGCCCACTTCATCCCTGTCCTTTTCTCAGCCAAGATCAAGAGCCCCTCAAGTTTATTCACCCTTCATGAAACTTATGGAATTCACAGCAAAGATAAACATAGACTGA
- the myzap gene encoding myocardial zonula adherens protein isoform X1 has translation MHRHASGRTVSTTTTTEDSPESLSERRIRRLRLTLHGGDDENNEPKASNSDTNKKGVSGAWTKKNGVIQRERPAGRESPQQHHGDMTNGVPETSLQHHGPKVYGVVQRASSDRQQEVMAREWTFSHLEDEMKYIREVRDSLEKVRERMYGQFGGMQQSIQKLSQEIRTANSHRRSLESEVRVRTAAMESFDQMNSSLISANIDLQKSLLENCQSRVDKKEEVKRLRSTCEKAQEKLRDRERELATVQAENQTLRLQVQSSQEANVQALQDLSAKLQQEYEEKLQEEQQKHREEIEKLQAQLDEYIRRLEEAERNIRTAEAKIAERDQRIIEVERLLDCMGKEKSHLQKKLQDSEQHLRLLELTDTTDATVAKRSKELQSEAVDLRERIKHLNDMVFCQQRKVKGMIEEVQSLRAQVAQKDMFISELLDRIAIVECENNELEDKLKYFVSTQNRPKEVMETREIGVGCDLPLRHEAQRRDVEPPVQCEPAHFHPIQHPPPLQPLSPVKPPSPTQPPSPTQPPSPTQPSSPTETSPSVQSQSPSSPTQNPFHFLTTPIQPRTFKSNIPPPSRLESSLLMYTPLEYSRILRSNASAQSTRPAESERPVSPVQHGKDEVDAETNMDTVSSSPEEPTSSLSFSQPRSRAPQVYSPFMKLMEFTAKINID, from the exons ATGCATCGCCACGCTTCAGGACGAACTgtttccaccaccaccacaacagaGGACTCTCCAGAGTCTTTAAGTGAG AGGAGGATCAGACGTCTCAGGTTAACCCTGCACGGCGGGGATGATGAGAACAACGAGCCAAAAGCCTCAAACTCAGACACA AACAAGAAGGGTGTCAGTGGGGCATGGACGAAGAAGAATGGGGTGATCCAAAGAGAGAGGCCAGCTGGCAGGGAGTCACCTCAGCAG CACCACGGAGACATGACCAATGGGGTGCCAGAGACCTCGCTGCAGCATCATGGGCCCAAAGTGTACGGCGTTGTGCAGAGGGCGAGCtcggacagacagcaggaggtgATGGCGCGTGAATGGACGTTCAGTCACCTTGAGGATGAGATGAAGTACATCAGAGAG GTGAGAGATTCTTTGGAGAAGGTGAGAGAGCGGATGTACGGGCAGTTTGGAGGAATGCAGCAATCAATTCAGAAGCTTTCACAGGAAATCAGG actgcCAATTCACATCGCAGGAGTCTGGAGTCAGAGGTGAGGGTCCGGACAGCAGCCATGGAGAGCTTTGATCAGATGAATAGCTCCCTTATATCTGCAAACATCGACCTGCAG AAATCCCTCCTGGAGAACTGCCAGAGCAGAGTGGacaagaaggaggaggtgaagaggttGCGCAGCACCTGTGAGAAAGCACAAGAAAAActcagagacagggagagggagctgGCCACCGTGCAGGCTGAAAACCAGACTTTGAGACTGCAG GTGCAGTCTTCACAGGAGGCCAACGTTCAGGCTCTGCAGGACCTGTcagcaaagctgcagcaggagtacgaggaaaagctgcaggaggaacaACAGAAGCACAGGGAGGAGATTGAAAAACTACAG GCCCAACTCGATGAGTACATCAGGCGactggaggaagcagagagaaacatcAGGACTGCAGAAGCCAAGATTGCTGAGAGGGACCAGAGGATCATTGAGGTGGAGCGCCTTCTGGACTGTATGGGAAAG gaAAAGAGTCATCTCCAGAAAAAGCTGCAGGATAGTGAACAGCACCTCCGGCTGCTGGAGCTGACTGACACAACGGATGCAACTGTAGCCAAAAG GTCCAAAGAGCTGCAGTCTGAAGCTGTGGATCTCCGTGAGAGGATCAAACACTTGAACGACATGGTGTTCTGCCAGCAGAGGAAGGTCAAAGGAATGATCGAGGAG GTTCAATCACTGCGAGCTCAAGTCGCTCAGAAGGATATGTTCATCTCTGAGCTTCTGGACAGAATTGCAATAGTGGAGTGTGAG AATAATGAATTAGAAGACAAGCTGAAGTATTTTGTGTCCACACAGAATAGGCCAAAAGAGGTTATGGAAACTAGGGAGATCGGAGTAGGCTGCGATCTGCCCCTCAG ACATGAAGCACAAAGGCGTGATGTTGAACCTCCTGTTCAGTGTGAACCAGCTCATTTCCATCCCATTCAACACCCACCACCTCTTCAACCTCTATCACCAGTGAAACCTCCATCACCTACTCAACCTCCATCCCCCACACAGCCTCCATCCCCCACACAGCCTTCATCCCCCACAGAAACCTCACCATCCGTGCAGTCTCAGTCCCCTTCATCTCCCACTCAAAATCCATTTCACTTCCTGACAACACCCATCCAGCCAAGGACATTTAAGTCTAATATCCCTCCACCCAGCAGGCTGGAGTCCAGTTTACTGATGTACACTCCTCTTGAGTACAGCCGCATCCTGCGGTCAAACGCCTCAGCACAGAGCACCCGTCCCGCAGAATCAGAGCGTCCCGTGAGTCCAGTCCAGCACGGGAAAGATGAGGTGGACGCggaaacaaacatggacacagTGTCGTCAAGTCCAGAGGAGCCCACTTCATCCCTGTCCTTTTCTCAGCCAAGATCAAGAGCCCCTCAAGTTTATTCACCCTTCATGAAACTTATGGAATTCACAGCAAAGATAAACATAGACTGA